A region from the Peromyscus maniculatus bairdii isolate BWxNUB_F1_BW_parent chromosome 5, HU_Pman_BW_mat_3.1, whole genome shotgun sequence genome encodes:
- the LOC143266730 gene encoding protein CTLA-2-beta-like: protein MRELRQARYTGPGSFGIMLQKHPHSFALVFVTSLVLSYCLRMASAAPPRDPSLDAEWEEWKMNFKKSYSPDEEGHRRAVWEKNKKFIENHNADYEQGKTSFSMGLNGFSDMTWEEFKIRCTGILKSPEDLPKSKTLEENRNEAPVMD from the exons ATGAGGGAGCTGAGACAGGCAAGGTACACAGGCCCTGGATCCTTCGGAATCATGCTCCAAAAACATCCTCACAGCTTTGCTCTG GTTTTTGTGACCTCATTAGTGCTCTCCTACTGCTTGAGAATGGCCTCAGCTGCTCCACCACGAGATCCCAGTTTGGATGCTGAATGGGAGGAATGGaagatgaactttaaaaaatcCTACAGCCCG GATGAAGAAGGACACAGAAGAGCAGTGtgggaaaagaataagaaatttaTTGAGAATCACAATGCAGACTATGAGCAGGGAAAGACAAGCTTCAGTATGGGCCTGAATGGATTTAGCGACATG ACATGGGAGGAATTCAAGATACGTTGCACTGGAATTTTAAAATCCCCTGAAGATTTGCCTAAATCTAAGACTTTAGAAGAGAACAGGAATGAGGCACCTGTGATGGATTAG